A genomic region of Devosia ginsengisoli contains the following coding sequences:
- a CDS encoding TRAP transporter small permease: MLSRFLKRLDAVVMAVSMVGLVTLFVVTLLQVFMRYVARVPFVWSYEFLSLVFLFTSALVGAIVLGRKEHFTVPMIADALGPRGKLWFELFSIGGCAVFSLIIAIDGFRVAWRLRNTTTPVLGISEAIPNLILPVMGVYMLLHTINHLHQSVYALTRKEGQAQ, encoded by the coding sequence ATGCTCTCGCGTTTTCTCAAACGGCTGGATGCCGTTGTCATGGCCGTCAGCATGGTGGGACTTGTCACCTTGTTCGTGGTCACCTTGCTTCAGGTTTTCATGCGCTACGTCGCGCGGGTACCCTTCGTTTGGTCCTACGAGTTCCTGAGCCTGGTTTTTCTGTTCACCAGCGCTCTCGTCGGCGCCATCGTGCTCGGTCGCAAGGAACATTTCACGGTTCCCATGATCGCCGATGCGCTCGGTCCGCGTGGCAAGCTCTGGTTTGAACTGTTCTCGATCGGTGGCTGCGCGGTGTTCTCGCTGATCATTGCCATCGATGGGTTCCGTGTCGCCTGGCGCTTGCGCAACACAACGACACCCGTGCTCGGCATCAGCGAGGCAATCCCCAATCTCATTCTGCCTGTCATGGGCGTCTACATGCTGCTCCACACGATCAACCATCTCCACCAGTCGGTCTATGCCCTAACGCGCAAGGAGGGTCAGGCCCAATGA